In Vanacampus margaritifer isolate UIUO_Vmar chromosome 6, RoL_Vmar_1.0, whole genome shotgun sequence, the DNA window gccacgtctcttatggcattccaaaatagaatgagtttagatatggtgttagctgaaagaggaggagtgtgtggtatttttggggagcagtgttgtactctgatccccaacaatacatctcctgatggtcgccttactaaggcattggagggtctgcgcacgctaagtaataaaatgaaagagcattcaggcgtggacaccagttggtactctgactggttaaacgtctttggcaaatataaaagcttgattgcatcagtattgATGTCTATCGCGATGTTTTCCGCTATTATGGTGTTATGCggctgttgttgtattccatgtatcagatcattgactgttcAGACAATggaacgcacgttggggccactacccccgggtggtcagtatatgatgatcccacagaaggacccccaggaagcggagacagctgtCGCCCTCCGGGAGTCCAGGATGTAAGTATGTGAAGGTGGTCTCAGGGACCTGCGGCCATGAGAGAGAGTGAaagttttatattaattttttattagaagtgaagttttttatagattttttataaGAGTGAAATCTTTAttgatgtttattcatttttgattgtttagtgtttttttttagctcgtgTTTAATAGATTTTTAGCTTAATGGCTAGTGTTTTTTTAGCTcgtctttaataataaaataaggtatgtgagtgatgacctcagtcgtctgaggtcatgagagggattaaaggaatataagagtttgtaaagatgggaataaaggaaataagggtttgagtaaggatgtacaagaatgcagtgcttcagagtaaacaggagccagcttcaaggacgagataagaccgaaggccagaagtctgggggagattccagccagaagcagcccgaaaacaacttggcgaagaaaggacgtccaatcatagagagctaaagttaaaactgcagtaacacatagccaatagaattatgttaggatgtctttgtcttgtgtgatttgcatattgtgtagtataactattcactggggcaactcggatgagaatacgtctgctggtggcaacagaggcgtacagagctgtattgagagggacccgagacccaggtgcttgtattagatctgtgtgttaggaataaatccactcgtgtgtgaaaatgccggcttcctgatacctttctattgcagaacgagcatgctattgttggatgagtgatagtttggtaaggtcacaaattggagtcagattattaacttaaatttatattaatatagcaataaattccaacactactaaagctattttgtttattagattttttttaaatgtaaattatgtattgtagctcctctCCCGGGACTACTGGAGTCCGTCCACACAGTGGTTGGTGTTTTCATCCCTAATATTCAATGTttgtatatcatttttttttttattatatccgGAACAATCAGGGTTACAAAGTTATGATAAgtgatttctggaacaaaatgAAGACTGAGACGATACGTAACATTCGCCAGATTTGTTATTCTTTCACGGATTTGGcccatgtgataatcttaaatataaaatacataacatcCCAATAAATGGACTTTACGAAACCATGTGTatcttgtgtcccgcagacgtcagtgaaaaatatctttgtcctgagcggagggagccagagttccctggtgtgaaagaggaggaggaggaggacttgcagcctcttcaagttaaagaagaggagcagccacagcctcccaacataaaaaaagaggagcggctgccgccatacattaaagaggaggagcatttcacagagttgcccgtgactgctgtccatttgaagactgaagatgaatgtcaatatgaagagaacaaaggggcggagcttcccagcagcagctcaagacaacaaataacaacagaagatgatgaggaccaAGCAGACAATCGGTTACCTCCAACGTCAGATGGTGAAGACGCGTCACACTCTCCTCACACTAGTGACTATGAACAGTTTgacggtgatgtgacatgtcacactgacagcaaacgttggaaatgttctcagtgtgggaaAACTTTTGGCTACAAGTGTCATTTGAGAACCCATTTGATtggccacactggtgagaaaccttttgcctgctcagtttgtggtcaaaaatttgctCGCAAGGAAaccataaaaatacacacaagaacccacgctggcgagaagccttttgcctgctcagtttgtggtcaaatttttgctcagaagggaaacttaaaaatacacacaagaacccacagtggagagaagccttttgccatGCTTCATAGCCATCTCTTTGTTTtcctgttcattaaaaaaaagtattgctaTCCTCTAAATGTTGCTGTTAGTTTGAGTTGatgcatttcaaatgtgttttgtttcatctgCCAAATTGTAACGTTAATTTAACTTGAATGAGATGAAGGCTTTTTACtgtttaaattgtttgtttgttttttacactttCAAAGAAAATGGACCAGTAGTTCAAAAAAATGGTGGATTTGTAAGCcatgtttgaaaacaatttagtatttttgttaCAGTGGAAACTAGAATTAAAGGCGAATCCACGACTGTGtgcttttgtttcatttttgtgtgctCTGGATTGTACCAATTGggaccagtagatggcagtgtacAATGGAGCAAAACAGCTGTAGATAGAGAGTCTGGCCAACTGAAAACACGGACGCCATGTTACCCTCGGCCACAGGAGGGCGCGTGCGCTCAAGCGTGCTGTAGCCCATGAGCATGCCTATCGTTTTCCGCGCAAAACACTAGATAACTTTCTTACACAAACTATAGCTGCAcagttgtttttaatattttcccttgttttatttttaattttttttgcctttgagGAATTTGACAAGCCAATAATATAAGGAATACTTTACACTGCATAAATAATACAGGCTATTACTAGTATAATatggtatacagtattttttactgtacatggattttgattttcaacCTTGTGAATGCTGCAAATGTATCAGTGTGTTCATACATAACACATAATACGTTCAAATAGAGATCTGATTACATATATTTGCTTTTATGTCCTGCTTTTGGCGCCTGATATGACAAGCAAGATACCTGATAATAAAGCCAATTTCATGGTACCAATGAATGTGATATAACAGGTTCCTCTGTAACTTGTGAGTCATAAGGAATATATGGTCCAAAATTTAAACATGATTTCAGTGTAACTGACaaccaaatgtcatattttcttaTCATTTTTTTATCAATGTCTTTCAATCGTACATATACCAttatttataacatttatttacgACACAAAATTCACAAATAATTTCCACATTATGGGCTCTGTTTTATCAAGAGTTCAAATTAATATTGATTTCAATTATGAGTTTGTAGAGACGAGAGAGTGAATGGACTTAAAACCAATTATAACTTCTAATAAATTTGAATTCTTGATAAAGCAGGGCTCTGGACTGCCAACACTTCATTAATccaaagtcttaaaaaaattaaaaagtaacacGGCACACTTCACTCATTTGACGAGGTAGAAGACTTCGTGACTGAAGTCCACCTACTTCAAATCgtgttattttacttatttcacATAAGAATGATGTGTTTTACTTTCACTTCCCACAATTTCCTCCTTTGTGAGTTTCTA includes these proteins:
- the LOC144054160 gene encoding uncharacterized protein LOC144054160, which encodes MCARTKVKYEEELCGAQEENERQRQLLDAVCKQPRVVLNRADVSEKYLCPERREPEFPGVKEEEEEDLQPLQVKEEEQPQPPNIKKEERLPPYIKEEEHFTELPVTAVHLKTEDECQYEENKGAELPSSSSRQQITTEDDEDQADNRLPPTSDGEDASHSPHTSDYEQFDGDVTCHTDSKRWKCSQCGKTFGYKCHLRTHLIGHTGEKPFACSVCGQKFARKETIKIHTRTHAGEKPFACSVCGQIFAQKGNLKIHTRTHSGEKPFAMLHSHLFVFLFIKKKYCYPLNVAVSLS